In the Advenella kashmirensis WT001 genome, one interval contains:
- a CDS encoding ABC transporter substrate-binding protein, with translation MMYKAKQLTALRNMALGMALAAALSCVPAVQAQTVTAVMQSGLRVMDPVVSTAFMTRDHGYMIYDTLLGTDSSFKIQPQMADWKTSADGKTYTFTLREGLKWHDGAPVTSEDCVASIKRWAEKDSTGQVLMTMVADIKVIDSKVFEISLKEPTTLLLSGLGKLSSRPAFMMPKRIAQTPASKPITEYIGSGPFKFVQSEFRPGLRVVYERNNDYVPRSEPASWTAGGKVVNVDRVQWVAMPDQMTPINALMNDEIDFIQQVPFDLLPLVQDQENIKVEVLDKLGAWTYFRFNHLHAPFNNRLIRQAAMYAVGQENVLKALVGNPEYYKPCAAVFGCGNPYENDYGKEMVVPANIEKAQALLKQANYDGTPVVILQPTDIAMLSAQPVVIGDALRKAGFKVDMKTMDWQTVATQQSNQKSPAEGGWNIFSTYSILATSGDPFGNTTIASNGKKAWAGWPDVPEIESLRLEFARAKDDAERKKITAQLQKLVIDEGVVAPLGQFLIPAAYSTKLSDVLPSPVTVFWNLKKSDK, from the coding sequence ATGATGTATAAGGCCAAGCAATTGACCGCTTTGAGGAATATGGCACTGGGAATGGCACTGGCTGCCGCCTTGTCGTGCGTGCCTGCCGTTCAGGCGCAAACCGTCACTGCAGTGATGCAATCAGGATTGCGCGTCATGGATCCGGTCGTCAGTACCGCATTCATGACTCGCGACCACGGCTATATGATTTACGACACATTGCTGGGGACTGACTCCAGCTTCAAGATCCAGCCGCAGATGGCAGACTGGAAGACATCTGCCGATGGCAAGACCTACACCTTTACCTTGCGCGAGGGCCTTAAATGGCACGACGGCGCACCGGTTACTTCAGAGGACTGTGTCGCCTCTATCAAGCGCTGGGCCGAAAAGGACTCTACCGGCCAGGTATTGATGACCATGGTCGCCGATATCAAAGTGATCGATAGCAAGGTGTTTGAGATCAGCCTGAAGGAGCCCACCACATTATTGCTATCGGGTCTGGGCAAGCTCAGTTCGCGTCCTGCGTTCATGATGCCCAAACGCATTGCGCAAACCCCGGCTTCCAAGCCAATTACCGAATACATTGGGTCCGGGCCGTTCAAATTTGTCCAGTCCGAGTTCAGGCCTGGGCTGCGGGTCGTATACGAACGCAATAATGACTATGTGCCGCGCAGCGAACCGGCCAGCTGGACGGCCGGCGGCAAGGTGGTCAATGTTGACCGCGTGCAATGGGTCGCCATGCCGGACCAGATGACACCCATCAATGCATTGATGAATGACGAAATTGACTTCATTCAGCAAGTGCCTTTTGATCTGCTGCCCCTGGTTCAGGATCAGGAAAATATCAAGGTTGAGGTGCTGGACAAGCTGGGCGCCTGGACGTACTTCCGGTTCAATCATTTGCATGCGCCATTCAATAACCGGTTAATCCGCCAGGCCGCGATGTATGCGGTAGGACAGGAAAATGTTCTTAAGGCGCTGGTTGGCAACCCAGAATACTACAAGCCGTGTGCCGCTGTTTTCGGATGTGGCAACCCATATGAAAATGACTATGGCAAAGAGATGGTTGTGCCGGCCAATATAGAAAAAGCGCAGGCGCTACTCAAGCAGGCTAATTATGATGGCACGCCAGTTGTGATTTTGCAGCCTACCGATATTGCCATGCTGTCTGCGCAACCGGTAGTGATCGGCGATGCCTTGCGCAAGGCCGGTTTCAAGGTTGATATGAAGACCATGGATTGGCAAACCGTTGCCACCCAGCAAAGCAATCAGAAATCGCCGGCCGAAGGCGGATGGAATATCTTCTCCACATACAGCATTCTGGCCACTAGCGGTGATCCGTTTGGTAATACGACAATTGCTTCAAACGGCAAAAAAGCCTGGGCCGGCTGGCCGGATGTGCCTGAAATTGAATCGCTGCGACTTGAGTTTGCAAGAGCCAAGGATGATGCCGAGCGCAAGAAGATTACCGCTCAGTTGCAAAAGCTGGTGATAGATGAAGGCGTGGTTGCGCCGCTGGGACAGTTTCTGATCCCTGCCGCATACAGTACCAAGCTGTCCGACGTCTTGCCTTCGCCGGTCACCGTGTTCTGGAATCTGAAAAAATCTGATAAGTGA
- a CDS encoding N-acyl-D-amino-acid deacylase family protein, whose protein sequence is MNTHYDVLIVNGDVVDGTGSARFTADVAISGERIVHVGDLSQASADKVIDASGLIVCPGFIDAHTHDDRLMLSEGDMAPKVSQGITTVIGGNCGISLAPMPRDIPDPVTPPLNLLDEQGGWFRFRSFAQYVSELSARPAATNCAMLVGHSTLRVATMDDVTRAATDSEISAMQALVIEAMEAGAIGVSTGLVYPPAVAAPTQEVIDVCAPLARYGGIYCTHMRDEGDRVIEALEESFLIGRQVGVPVVISHHKVVGVQNHGRSAETLAYIADHMTRQPICLDCYPYDASSTILSPKLVANATRVTVTWSKGLPQMAGMDLDQIANQLNISTEEAIEKLLPAGAIYYRMDDADVQRILQFDDTMIGSDGLPHDEKPHPRLWGSFPRVLGHYSRGLGLFSLEKALHKMTGLTAGKFGLTDRGVIRQGAFADITLFDEQTVDEAATFAQPVAAAIGISTVLVNGKIVWEDGKPSGQRPGRVLRRDGLSVQTTQ, encoded by the coding sequence ATGAATACACATTATGATGTTTTGATTGTCAATGGTGATGTCGTCGACGGCACCGGCAGCGCGCGTTTTACGGCCGACGTTGCCATCTCGGGCGAGCGCATCGTGCACGTTGGCGATTTGTCGCAGGCGAGCGCAGATAAGGTGATTGATGCCAGTGGCCTGATCGTCTGCCCGGGGTTTATTGACGCCCATACCCACGATGACAGGCTGATGCTGTCAGAAGGGGATATGGCGCCCAAGGTAAGCCAGGGAATCACGACCGTGATTGGCGGCAATTGCGGTATTTCTCTGGCGCCCATGCCGCGGGACATTCCGGACCCGGTAACGCCGCCTCTGAATCTGCTGGATGAGCAAGGCGGCTGGTTCCGGTTTCGCAGCTTCGCGCAATACGTCAGCGAACTGAGCGCCCGCCCGGCGGCGACCAACTGTGCCATGCTGGTCGGGCATTCGACCCTGCGCGTTGCAACAATGGATGACGTCACCAGAGCGGCTACCGATAGCGAAATATCTGCAATGCAGGCGCTGGTGATCGAAGCGATGGAGGCCGGGGCCATTGGCGTATCCACCGGTCTGGTCTATCCGCCGGCGGTGGCTGCACCCACGCAGGAAGTAATTGACGTGTGCGCTCCCCTGGCACGCTATGGCGGCATTTATTGCACACATATGCGCGATGAAGGCGATCGTGTCATCGAGGCGCTGGAAGAATCGTTCCTGATTGGCCGGCAGGTTGGCGTGCCCGTTGTTATATCTCATCACAAGGTGGTGGGCGTTCAGAACCATGGTCGATCGGCCGAAACGCTGGCGTATATCGCAGATCATATGACCAGGCAGCCTATTTGTCTAGATTGCTATCCCTACGATGCGTCATCGACCATCCTGTCACCAAAGCTGGTAGCCAATGCGACACGGGTCACGGTGACCTGGTCAAAAGGCCTGCCGCAGATGGCGGGGATGGACCTGGACCAGATCGCAAACCAATTGAATATAAGCACCGAAGAGGCCATTGAGAAGCTGTTGCCCGCCGGTGCGATTTACTATCGGATGGATGACGCCGACGTACAGCGCATCCTGCAATTTGACGACACAATGATCGGCTCCGATGGGTTGCCTCATGATGAAAAACCGCATCCCCGATTGTGGGGAAGCTTTCCACGGGTGCTGGGGCATTACAGTCGTGGCCTGGGGCTGTTTTCCCTGGAGAAGGCATTGCATAAAATGACCGGACTGACTGCAGGCAAATTCGGCCTGACCGATCGCGGTGTCATCCGGCAGGGAGCATTTGCGGATATCACATTGTTTGATGAACAAACGGTGGATGAGGCGGCAACCTTCGCCCAACCTGTGGCCGCTGCCATTGGCATCAGCACGGTCCTGGTCAACGGCAAGATTGTCTGGGAGGATGGCAAACCGAGTGGGCAACGGCCAGGCCGGGTGCTGCGTCGTGACGGCCTGTCGGTTCAGACAACACAATAG
- a CDS encoding ABC transporter ATP-binding protein codes for MNQDTIKNTENAEPVLRVRELSVRVAGAGPERRVVNNISFDVFAGETLCVVGESGSGKSVSSYTVMGLLGEDSLQACSGSIMLDGEDVLQATTKRLRELRATRMSMIFQEPMTALNPVQKVGSQIDEVLRIHSTMSAKQRRQAVLLMLESVHMPDPERIYDAYPHQLSGGQRQRVVICMALILQPRLLIADEPTTALDVTTQKQILLLIRELQIKNNMAVLFITHDFGVVAEIADRIVVMNKGEVMETGTRDVILRNPKHPYSRMLVSSVPSLVPKQREQNEGEKVLDVSGLVKTYSEKRFWGTGRHITAANNINLTLSRGEIVGIVGESGSGKSTVARCIVRLLQPSSGHIHIKDRDIAQLSGSQLRPMRQRIQIVFQDPYRSLNPRMTVGDSIIEGLLNFGVSKDVAMDRAAALMQLVGLTKEALQRYPHQFSGGQRQRICIARALALEPDILVADEAVSALDVSVQAQVLALLDEVRERTGVGVLFITHDLRVAAQICDAIIVMQQGKIVESGKAHTVLTAPTQAYTRALIDAAPGRHWDFQNFRAMSEAGEQAGLPA; via the coding sequence ATGAACCAAGACACTATCAAAAATACGGAAAATGCGGAACCGGTGTTGCGGGTACGCGAACTGTCGGTGCGGGTCGCCGGTGCTGGCCCCGAAAGACGTGTCGTCAATAACATCAGCTTTGATGTATTTGCCGGCGAAACGCTGTGTGTGGTGGGTGAGTCGGGTTCGGGCAAATCGGTATCCTCGTATACGGTGATGGGCCTGCTCGGCGAGGATAGCCTGCAGGCATGCAGCGGCAGCATCATGCTCGATGGCGAAGACGTACTGCAAGCCACGACCAAGCGTCTGCGCGAGCTGCGAGCCACCAGAATGTCGATGATTTTCCAGGAACCGATGACTGCGCTAAACCCTGTGCAGAAAGTGGGGAGCCAGATTGACGAAGTGCTGCGGATCCACAGCACTATGTCTGCAAAACAGCGTCGCCAGGCGGTGCTGCTTATGCTCGAGTCGGTGCATATGCCCGATCCTGAGCGGATCTACGACGCGTATCCGCACCAATTGTCTGGCGGACAGCGGCAACGGGTGGTTATTTGCATGGCGCTGATTCTGCAGCCCCGGCTGCTGATTGCCGATGAACCCACCACGGCGCTGGATGTCACCACCCAGAAACAGATTTTGCTGCTGATCCGTGAGCTTCAGATAAAAAACAATATGGCCGTGCTGTTTATTACGCATGATTTTGGCGTGGTTGCAGAAATCGCCGATCGGATTGTGGTGATGAACAAGGGCGAGGTCATGGAAACAGGCACGCGTGACGTCATTCTCAGAAACCCTAAGCATCCGTACAGCCGCATGCTGGTGTCTTCGGTGCCCAGCCTGGTACCCAAGCAGCGTGAGCAGAACGAGGGGGAAAAGGTGCTTGATGTGTCCGGTCTGGTCAAGACCTATTCCGAGAAAAGATTTTGGGGGACCGGACGCCATATCACTGCGGCCAACAATATCAACCTGACGCTCAGTCGTGGAGAAATTGTGGGGATTGTGGGCGAATCCGGTTCCGGCAAATCAACCGTTGCGCGCTGTATCGTCAGGCTGCTGCAACCGAGTTCGGGTCATATCCATATCAAAGACCGGGATATTGCACAGCTTTCGGGAAGCCAGTTGCGGCCCATGCGCCAGCGTATCCAGATAGTATTTCAGGATCCCTATCGCTCCCTGAACCCGCGCATGACCGTGGGTGATTCGATCATCGAGGGATTGCTCAATTTCGGTGTGTCCAAGGATGTTGCGATGGATAGGGCGGCTGCGTTGATGCAGCTTGTAGGCCTGACTAAAGAGGCATTGCAGCGCTATCCTCATCAATTTTCCGGCGGGCAGCGACAACGTATCTGCATTGCCAGGGCCCTGGCGCTGGAACCCGATATCCTGGTTGCCGACGAGGCGGTGTCTGCGCTCGATGTGTCGGTACAGGCGCAGGTGCTGGCGCTGCTCGATGAAGTGCGCGAACGCACGGGCGTTGGTGTGTTGTTTATTACACATGACTTGCGGGTTGCGGCGCAGATTTGCGATGCCATTATCGTCATGCAACAGGGGAAAATTGTCGAATCGGGCAAGGCCCACACCGTACTGACTGCGCCAACGCAAGCCTATACCCGAGCGCTGATTGATGCCGCTCCGGGCAGACACTGGGATTTTCAGAACTTTCGTGCCATGTCTGAAGCGGGAGAGCAGGCGGGATTGCCGGCGTGA